A part of Paenarthrobacter sp. A20 genomic DNA contains:
- the purF gene encoding amidophosphoribosyltransferase: protein MARGDGKLSHDLLPGEKGPQDACGVFGVWAPGEEVAKLTYYGLYALQHRGQESAGIATSDGKRINVYKDMGLVSQVFDETTLNTLTGHLAVGHCRYSTTGASHWANAQPTLGATATGTVALAHNGNLTNTAELREMILERNDGQLTGEMKQGNTSDTALVTALLEGEEGKTLEQTALELLPKIKGGFCFVFMDEGTLYAARDTYGIRPLCLGRLDRGWVVASEQAGLATVGASFIREIEPGEFIAIDEDGVRSQRFAEATPAGCVFEYVYLARPDAAIAGRSVYEARVEMGRQLARENTHEADLVIPVPESGTPAAVGYAEQSGIPFAHGFVKNAYVGRTFIQPSQTLRQLGIRLKLNALESVIRGKRIVVVDDSIVRGNTQRAIVRMLREAGAAAVHVKISSPPVQWPCFYGIDFASRAELIANGATIEEISQAIGADSLAYISEDGMIGATQQPRERLCTACFTGKYPIELPHADKLGKNLLERTDLGGLEPAAESDSVDDSEDPAEKPGATGCDPGPDAEFENLLTDADRLTDADKKESV from the coding sequence GTGGCACGTGGCGACGGAAAACTTTCTCATGATCTTCTCCCCGGCGAAAAAGGCCCCCAGGACGCTTGTGGCGTCTTCGGGGTTTGGGCTCCCGGTGAAGAAGTAGCAAAACTCACCTATTACGGGCTGTATGCGCTGCAGCACCGCGGACAAGAATCGGCTGGTATTGCTACCAGTGACGGCAAGCGCATCAATGTCTATAAGGACATGGGCCTTGTGTCCCAAGTCTTCGATGAGACAACCCTGAATACCCTTACCGGGCACCTGGCCGTTGGCCACTGCCGGTATTCCACCACCGGTGCAAGCCACTGGGCCAACGCGCAGCCAACCCTGGGTGCGACAGCAACCGGCACGGTTGCCTTGGCCCACAACGGCAACCTGACCAACACCGCTGAGCTCCGGGAAATGATCCTTGAGCGCAACGATGGCCAGCTGACCGGTGAAATGAAGCAGGGCAACACCTCTGACACCGCATTGGTGACCGCACTCCTTGAGGGCGAAGAGGGCAAGACCCTGGAGCAGACCGCACTGGAGCTGCTGCCCAAGATCAAGGGTGGCTTCTGCTTCGTCTTCATGGATGAGGGAACCCTCTACGCAGCCCGCGACACCTACGGCATCCGTCCGTTGTGCCTTGGCCGCCTGGACCGCGGTTGGGTGGTAGCGTCCGAGCAAGCCGGCCTGGCCACCGTTGGTGCGAGCTTCATCCGCGAAATCGAGCCCGGCGAGTTCATCGCCATCGACGAGGACGGCGTCCGTTCGCAGCGCTTCGCCGAGGCAACACCGGCTGGCTGTGTCTTCGAATACGTTTACCTCGCCCGCCCGGACGCTGCCATTGCCGGCCGCTCCGTGTACGAGGCCCGCGTTGAGATGGGCCGCCAGTTGGCCCGCGAAAACACGCATGAGGCAGACCTGGTCATTCCCGTTCCCGAGTCCGGTACCCCAGCGGCTGTTGGTTACGCCGAACAGTCGGGTATCCCGTTCGCACACGGCTTCGTCAAGAACGCCTACGTGGGCCGTACCTTCATCCAGCCGTCGCAGACCCTGCGCCAGCTGGGTATCCGGCTCAAGCTCAACGCCTTGGAATCCGTCATCCGCGGCAAGCGCATCGTTGTGGTGGATGACTCGATCGTCCGTGGCAACACGCAGCGCGCCATCGTGCGAATGCTCCGCGAAGCCGGTGCCGCTGCGGTGCACGTGAAGATCTCCTCTCCCCCGGTTCAGTGGCCCTGCTTCTACGGCATCGATTTCGCGTCCCGTGCGGAACTCATCGCCAACGGCGCCACCATCGAGGAGATCTCCCAGGCAATCGGTGCTGACTCGCTGGCCTACATCTCCGAAGACGGCATGATCGGCGCTACCCAGCAGCCGCGCGAACGTCTCTGCACTGCCTGCTTCACCGGCAAGTACCCCATCGAGCTCCCGCACGCGGACAAGCTGGGCAAGAACCTGCTGGAGCGCACCGACCTTGGCGGCCTGGAACCGGCCGCAGAGTCCGACTCAGTGGACGATTCCGAGGACCCCGCCGAGAAGCCGGGCGCCACGGGCTGCGATCCCGGACCCGACGCCGAATTCGAAAACCTGCTTACCGACGCTGATCGTTTGACCGACGCCGACAAGAAAGAGTCTGTATGA
- the purM gene encoding phosphoribosylformylglycinamidine cyclo-ligase: protein MSSATPAAENNSGITYASAGVDVEAGDRAVELMKGAIKATHNSSVIGGVGGFAGLYDVSKLLTYKKPLLATSTDGVGTKVAIAQAMDIHDTIGFDLVGMVVDDIVVVGAEPLYMTDYIACGKVVPERIADIVRGIAAACSVAGTALVGGETAEHPGLLGEHEYDVAGAATGIVEADALLGPDRVRAGDVVIGMASSGLHSNGYSLVRRVINHAGWALDRQVSELGRTLGEELLEPTRVYAADCLDLARAFPVTGGAAVHGFSHVTGGGLAANLARVLPQGLVATVDRNTWELPAIFKLVSELGNVPLADLERTLNLGVGMVAIVSAEAADAAVARLNDRGLPSWVMGTVSADSDSIDKTGPDYVQGAKGVDGGAVRLVNAYA from the coding sequence ATGAGCTCCGCTACCCCCGCCGCTGAGAACAACTCCGGCATCACCTACGCTTCTGCCGGCGTCGACGTTGAAGCGGGCGACCGCGCAGTCGAACTCATGAAGGGCGCCATCAAGGCGACGCACAACTCTTCGGTGATTGGCGGCGTCGGCGGTTTCGCTGGCCTGTACGACGTCTCGAAGCTCCTGACCTACAAGAAGCCGCTACTCGCCACCTCCACTGATGGCGTGGGCACCAAGGTTGCCATCGCGCAGGCCATGGACATCCACGACACCATCGGTTTCGACCTGGTGGGCATGGTGGTGGACGACATCGTTGTGGTGGGTGCTGAGCCGCTCTACATGACCGACTACATCGCTTGCGGCAAGGTCGTGCCGGAGCGCATCGCAGACATCGTCCGCGGTATCGCTGCTGCCTGCTCCGTTGCCGGTACTGCCCTTGTGGGTGGCGAAACTGCTGAGCACCCGGGCCTTCTGGGTGAGCACGAGTACGACGTCGCAGGTGCCGCCACAGGCATCGTCGAGGCCGACGCCCTGCTCGGCCCGGACCGCGTCCGTGCCGGCGATGTCGTCATCGGCATGGCTTCCTCCGGCCTGCACTCCAACGGTTACTCCTTGGTCCGCCGCGTCATCAACCACGCCGGCTGGGCACTGGACCGCCAGGTTTCCGAGCTCGGCCGCACGCTGGGCGAAGAGCTCCTGGAGCCCACCCGCGTTTACGCAGCCGACTGCCTGGACCTCGCCCGCGCCTTCCCCGTCACCGGCGGCGCAGCGGTTCATGGCTTCAGCCACGTCACCGGTGGTGGCCTGGCCGCCAACCTGGCACGTGTCCTTCCGCAGGGCCTCGTGGCCACGGTTGACCGCAATACCTGGGAACTGCCCGCGATCTTCAAGCTGGTCTCCGAGCTCGGCAACGTTCCGCTGGCCGACCTGGAGCGCACGCTGAACCTCGGCGTGGGCATGGTGGCCATCGTTTCCGCGGAAGCAGCCGACGCCGCTGTTGCCCGCCTCAACGACCGCGGACTTCCGTCCTGGGTCATGGGTACCGTGTCGGCTGACAGCGACTCGATCGACAAGACCGGGCCGGACTACGTCCAGGGCGCCAAGGGCGTCGACGGCGGCGCTGTCCGTTTGGTGAACGCCTACGCCTAA
- a CDS encoding VOC family protein, which yields MTSRKRYASGEPCWADLQTRDVAAAKDFYQHVFGWSYQDLPTPDGRSYAQAFVKDQLVAVIAPQNPMQEAAGTHGQWNVYIAATDTEEIADDAVHAGGKLQFGPEAVADTGVLAFIEPPGGGTTGIWQAGTHRGSHLFNEPGALAWAELLTPEPQAAVGFFQELFAHEVTEYPQDDGGSYSTLMVNGDEVAGVVPAGEGDEPGWQIYFAVADLRKAVEAAAAAGGEVLVEAEDHPETGSLATIQDPQGGVLSLIQV from the coding sequence ATGACGTCACGGAAGCGGTACGCCAGCGGTGAGCCATGCTGGGCGGACCTGCAGACAAGGGATGTTGCTGCGGCCAAGGATTTCTATCAGCACGTGTTCGGCTGGAGCTACCAGGACCTGCCCACGCCGGATGGCCGAAGCTACGCGCAGGCCTTCGTAAAGGATCAGCTGGTGGCCGTGATCGCCCCGCAGAACCCCATGCAGGAAGCTGCCGGAACGCACGGCCAGTGGAACGTGTACATCGCGGCTACGGATACTGAAGAGATTGCTGACGACGCGGTCCATGCTGGAGGGAAGCTCCAGTTCGGCCCCGAGGCTGTCGCGGACACTGGGGTCCTGGCGTTCATCGAACCACCTGGCGGCGGAACCACTGGAATCTGGCAGGCTGGAACGCATAGAGGGAGCCACTTGTTCAACGAGCCCGGTGCGTTGGCGTGGGCTGAACTGTTGACGCCTGAGCCACAGGCCGCCGTCGGCTTTTTCCAAGAGCTCTTCGCGCACGAGGTCACTGAATATCCCCAGGACGACGGCGGCAGCTACAGCACGCTGATGGTCAACGGTGACGAGGTGGCCGGCGTCGTTCCTGCCGGCGAAGGGGACGAGCCCGGCTGGCAGATCTACTTTGCTGTCGCGGACCTGCGCAAGGCGGTGGAAGCCGCGGCAGCTGCCGGGGGAGAGGTCCTGGTGGAAGCGGAAGACCATCCCGAGACGGGCTCCCTCGCTACCATCCAGGACCCACAAGGCGGAGTCCTGAGCCTGATCCAGGTCTAG
- a CDS encoding VOC family protein, with the protein MPEADSYKQGTPCWVDLSSTDIDVSRKFYSDLFGWELDAMDAGNGMTYYMAKLKGRYVAGMMQQLPDAPEGMPSYWANYLAVDSADEAARRVEAAGGALVFPPDSVPNGSGRMFFATDPTGAQIGFWEAGNHPGSGLFNEPGTMVWNELQTNDVPKAVAFYEAVTGCTSNTAPAGDLQEYTNLLVDGRAVAGALKLPIEGLSPFWMTYFNVVDIDATVAQAVELGSHVIAPAFDVPGVGRMAVLMDPAGAAFSIMSGLAA; encoded by the coding sequence ATGCCGGAGGCCGACAGCTACAAGCAAGGGACACCATGTTGGGTGGACCTTTCCTCCACCGACATTGACGTTTCCAGGAAGTTCTACAGCGACCTCTTCGGATGGGAGCTGGACGCCATGGACGCCGGGAACGGCATGACCTATTACATGGCCAAGCTCAAGGGCCGATACGTCGCCGGCATGATGCAACAGCTGCCAGATGCTCCAGAAGGAATGCCTTCGTACTGGGCAAACTACCTTGCAGTTGATTCGGCTGACGAGGCCGCCCGGCGTGTGGAGGCCGCGGGCGGTGCCCTTGTGTTCCCTCCTGACTCCGTCCCCAACGGCTCAGGGCGTATGTTCTTCGCCACAGATCCCACCGGAGCCCAGATCGGGTTCTGGGAGGCCGGCAACCACCCCGGATCGGGCCTGTTCAACGAGCCCGGCACCATGGTTTGGAATGAACTCCAGACCAATGACGTCCCCAAGGCAGTGGCTTTCTATGAGGCCGTCACTGGCTGCACCAGCAACACGGCGCCTGCGGGGGACCTGCAAGAATACACGAATCTGCTGGTGGACGGGAGGGCTGTGGCGGGCGCGCTGAAGCTTCCCATCGAGGGGTTGTCGCCGTTCTGGATGACATATTTCAACGTGGTGGACATCGATGCCACGGTTGCGCAGGCAGTTGAGTTGGGCAGCCATGTCATTGCACCGGCTTTTGACGTTCCGGGGGTGGGGCGCATGGCAGTCCTCATGGACCCGGCGGGTGCAGCCTTCAGCATCATGTCTGGCCTCGCAGCATGA
- a CDS encoding DUF3073 domain-containing protein has translation MGRGRQKAKATKQARDIKYYSPNTDYSALERELTGPSSRVKSHFPEDPPEPDYSAYEDKYAEDDDDEVDTRRIG, from the coding sequence ATGGGGCGCGGCCGTCAAAAGGCAAAAGCTACCAAGCAGGCTCGGGACATTAAGTACTACTCCCCGAACACTGACTATTCGGCACTTGAGCGGGAGCTCACGGGTCCGTCCAGTCGTGTAAAGAGCCACTTCCCCGAAGATCCCCCGGAGCCGGACTATTCGGCTTATGAGGACAAGTACGCGGAAGACGATGACGACGAGGTTGACACCCGCCGAATCGGATAG
- a CDS encoding septum formation family protein gives MSQDNTPPRDGSPRDKDDDKTPPAPESPPLAAGEQPPAAPWAPPSGLQPDPAPELDPDFVPDPAAQPDPALPPTEAQAPSYPSAYPGQEGQPPYPGQPPYPDQELPPEAQGDPVKRQRLVIGGIVVGVLVLIGVVIWVLLNLLGTRPEANVTTPSATATPGPLPRDANSKDFQVGDCFADFDPNASEARAVACDTEHSAQLIGVHVYPGDDSFPGTNALRDKGREVCKASVANLNAAADNYVLLQQNVYPSTTSWDRGDRRVDCFIVVDSGNSIKEDLLQK, from the coding sequence ATGAGCCAGGACAACACTCCGCCACGCGATGGTTCACCACGCGACAAGGACGATGATAAGACTCCACCCGCGCCCGAATCTCCACCGCTGGCAGCCGGTGAGCAACCGCCTGCAGCTCCGTGGGCGCCGCCTTCGGGCCTCCAACCGGACCCTGCTCCCGAGCTCGACCCTGACTTTGTGCCGGACCCCGCGGCCCAGCCCGATCCCGCCCTACCGCCCACCGAAGCGCAGGCGCCCTCTTATCCCAGCGCTTATCCAGGGCAAGAGGGCCAGCCACCCTACCCGGGCCAGCCGCCCTACCCGGACCAGGAGCTGCCCCCGGAAGCCCAAGGCGATCCAGTTAAGCGCCAGCGCCTGGTCATCGGCGGCATCGTGGTGGGCGTGCTGGTCCTTATTGGTGTTGTGATCTGGGTGCTGCTCAACCTGCTGGGAACCCGTCCCGAGGCCAATGTCACCACTCCGAGCGCCACGGCAACCCCGGGACCCCTCCCCCGGGATGCGAATTCCAAAGACTTCCAGGTGGGCGACTGCTTCGCCGACTTTGATCCCAATGCCAGCGAAGCACGGGCCGTCGCCTGCGATACCGAACACTCGGCCCAACTCATTGGAGTCCACGTGTACCCGGGCGACGATTCGTTCCCGGGAACCAATGCCCTGCGGGACAAGGGACGCGAGGTGTGCAAGGCCTCAGTGGCGAATCTCAACGCGGCAGCCGACAACTACGTGCTGCTTCAACAGAACGTCTACCCGAGCACCACAAGCTGGGATCGGGGCGACCGCCGCGTTGATTGCTTCATCGTGGTGGACTCAGGAAACTCCATCAAGGAAGACCTCCTTCAGAAGTAG
- the clpB gene encoding ATP-dependent chaperone ClpB, translating into MDVKFTTKSQEALSAAAMNASTAGNPQLEPAHLLKALMDQRDGVAVALLRATGADPDAVSVQASSAIKALPSSSGSSVQQAQLSRQSMQAIQAAQNEADKLGDSFVSTEHLLLGLSAGSDAVGKLMRDAGASHEALLAALPGVRGDRNVNSPDPENTFQALEKFGTDLTAVARSGKLDPVIGRDSEIRRVVQVLSRRTKNNPVLIGEPGVGKTAVVEGLAQRMVAGDVPESLRGKTLIALDLASMVAGAKYRGEFEERLKAVLEEIKNSNGQIVTFIDEIHTVVGAGATGDSAMDAGNMLKPMLARGELRLIGATTLDEYRENIEKDPALERRFQQVYVGEPSVEDTIGILRGLKERYEAHHKVAIADSALVAAATLSNRYISGRQLPDKAIDLVDEAASRLRMEIDSAPEEIDQLRRAVDRLTMEELALQGETDPASVERLAALRADKADKNEELSALNARWEAEKAGLNRVGDLKAKIDELRSVADKAQREGDLESASRILYGELPALERELSAAAEEESARSDSKPELMVAEDVTADDIAEVISAWTGIPAGRMLQGESQKLLHMEEELGKRLIGQSKAVQAVSDAVRRARAGISDPNRPTGSFLFLGPTGVGKTELAKALADFLFDDERAMIRIDMSEYSEKHSVARLVGAPPGYVGYEEGGQLTEAVRRRPYSVVLLDEVEKAHPEVFDILLQVLDDGRLTDGQGRTVDFRNTILVLTSNSGSQFLVDPTMDARAKREAVMAVVQASFKPEFLNRLDEIVLFDPLSVEELARIVELHVAELSNRLRDRRLSLEVTEGARAWLAMSGFDPAYGARPLRRLVQREIGDRLAKEILAGEISDGDTVLVDTAADLDELTIDGLEALAGPDGGIPVGAGLTVRRK; encoded by the coding sequence TTGGACGTCAAATTCACCACCAAAAGCCAGGAGGCCCTTTCTGCGGCCGCCATGAACGCCTCAACTGCCGGTAACCCGCAGCTTGAACCGGCACACCTCTTGAAGGCCCTCATGGACCAGCGTGATGGCGTGGCCGTGGCCCTGCTGCGTGCCACCGGTGCGGATCCGGACGCCGTGAGCGTGCAGGCAAGTTCGGCCATCAAAGCGCTGCCTTCTTCCTCGGGGAGTTCTGTCCAGCAGGCACAGCTCTCGCGCCAGTCCATGCAGGCCATCCAGGCCGCCCAGAACGAAGCCGACAAGCTCGGCGATTCCTTCGTGTCCACCGAGCACCTGTTGTTGGGCCTCTCGGCCGGAAGCGACGCCGTTGGCAAGTTAATGCGCGACGCCGGTGCCTCCCATGAAGCGCTGCTCGCCGCCCTGCCGGGTGTCCGGGGCGACCGGAACGTCAACTCTCCGGATCCGGAAAACACCTTCCAGGCCTTGGAGAAGTTCGGTACGGACCTCACTGCAGTGGCCCGATCCGGCAAGCTGGACCCGGTCATTGGCCGTGACAGCGAGATCCGGCGCGTGGTCCAGGTCCTGAGCCGCCGCACCAAGAACAACCCTGTGCTGATTGGCGAGCCCGGCGTCGGCAAGACCGCCGTGGTGGAAGGACTCGCCCAGCGCATGGTCGCCGGCGATGTCCCGGAGAGCCTCCGGGGCAAGACGCTCATTGCGCTGGACCTCGCCTCCATGGTGGCCGGCGCCAAGTACCGCGGCGAGTTCGAAGAACGCCTGAAGGCCGTGCTGGAGGAAATCAAGAACTCCAACGGCCAGATCGTCACGTTCATTGACGAAATCCACACGGTAGTTGGTGCGGGGGCCACGGGGGACAGCGCCATGGATGCCGGCAACATGCTCAAGCCCATGCTGGCACGTGGCGAGCTCCGCCTCATCGGTGCCACCACGCTGGACGAATACCGCGAGAACATCGAGAAGGACCCTGCCTTGGAGCGCCGGTTCCAGCAGGTCTACGTCGGTGAACCCAGCGTCGAGGACACCATCGGTATTCTTCGTGGCTTGAAGGAGCGTTACGAGGCCCACCACAAGGTGGCCATCGCTGACTCCGCCCTTGTGGCTGCGGCGACTCTATCCAACCGCTACATCTCCGGCCGCCAGCTGCCGGACAAGGCCATCGACCTCGTGGACGAGGCAGCGTCCCGGCTCCGCATGGAGATCGACTCCGCGCCGGAGGAGATCGACCAGCTCCGCCGCGCCGTCGACCGTTTGACCATGGAAGAGCTGGCCCTGCAGGGCGAGACCGATCCAGCGTCGGTGGAACGCCTGGCTGCCCTGCGCGCGGATAAAGCCGACAAGAACGAGGAACTCAGTGCCTTGAACGCGCGCTGGGAGGCTGAGAAAGCCGGCCTCAACCGCGTCGGTGACCTCAAGGCCAAGATCGACGAACTGCGTTCGGTTGCGGACAAGGCCCAGCGCGAAGGCGACCTCGAATCGGCGTCGCGGATCCTCTATGGCGAGCTGCCCGCCCTGGAACGGGAACTGAGCGCCGCCGCTGAGGAGGAATCGGCACGGAGTGATTCGAAGCCCGAGCTCATGGTGGCTGAGGACGTGACTGCCGATGACATCGCCGAGGTCATCTCCGCGTGGACGGGTATCCCTGCCGGGCGAATGCTGCAAGGCGAATCCCAGAAACTCCTCCACATGGAGGAAGAGCTGGGCAAGCGCTTGATCGGGCAGTCAAAGGCTGTCCAGGCCGTGTCCGACGCTGTGCGTCGTGCCCGTGCCGGGATCAGCGACCCCAACCGCCCCACAGGTTCGTTCCTGTTCCTGGGTCCCACCGGCGTTGGCAAGACGGAACTGGCCAAGGCCTTGGCTGACTTCCTCTTTGACGACGAACGCGCCATGATCCGGATCGACATGTCCGAGTACAGCGAGAAGCACTCGGTAGCCCGCCTGGTGGGAGCCCCTCCGGGATACGTGGGCTATGAGGAGGGCGGCCAGCTGACTGAGGCTGTTCGCCGCAGGCCGTACTCCGTGGTGTTGCTGGACGAGGTTGAGAAGGCGCACCCGGAGGTCTTCGATATCCTCCTGCAGGTCCTCGACGACGGTCGGCTCACCGACGGCCAGGGCCGGACCGTGGACTTCCGCAACACCATCCTGGTGCTGACCTCAAACTCCGGAAGCCAGTTCCTGGTTGACCCGACAATGGATGCCAGAGCCAAGCGTGAGGCTGTGATGGCTGTGGTGCAGGCATCGTTCAAGCCGGAGTTCCTGAACCGCCTGGACGAGATCGTGCTCTTCGATCCGTTGTCCGTGGAGGAACTCGCGCGAATCGTGGAGCTGCACGTGGCCGAGCTGAGCAACCGGCTCCGGGATCGTCGCCTGAGCCTTGAGGTGACCGAGGGGGCGCGGGCGTGGTTGGCCATGTCCGGATTCGACCCCGCCTACGGCGCCCGGCCGCTGCGCAGGCTGGTTCAGCGTGAGATCGGTGATCGCCTGGCCAAGGAGATCCTTGCGGGCGAGATCAGCGATGGCGACACCGTGCTGGTGGACACCGCAGCTGACCTGGACGAGCTCACCATTGACGGCCTGGAAGCACTGGCAGGTCCCGACGGCGGTATACCGGTGGGTGCCGGGCTCACAGTCCGTAGGAAATAG
- a CDS encoding MSMEG_1061 family FMN-dependent PPOX-type flavoprotein gives MDAISSADELEELIGLPLERVRRKVRTALSDFDRQWLAASPFCVISTTDAQGRVDASPKGDPAGFILVLDQHTIAIPERPGNKLAFGFHNILENPNVGILSVVPGRTDTLRINGTAQIVRDADFFDLMVVKGHRPRAAVVVSVEEVFTHCGKAFMRSGLWQPETWETGDLPSIAVLSQAYTQPETPLEELETYYGPSYAEKMYRE, from the coding sequence ATGGACGCCATTTCAAGTGCTGACGAACTCGAAGAATTGATCGGACTGCCGCTTGAACGCGTGCGCCGGAAGGTGCGAACAGCGCTCAGCGATTTCGACAGGCAATGGCTGGCCGCCAGCCCCTTCTGCGTGATCTCGACGACGGACGCACAGGGGCGCGTTGACGCCTCACCCAAAGGCGACCCCGCTGGATTTATCCTCGTCCTGGACCAGCACACTATTGCCATCCCGGAACGGCCGGGCAACAAGCTCGCCTTCGGCTTCCACAACATCCTGGAGAACCCGAACGTCGGCATTCTCTCCGTGGTCCCGGGCCGCACGGATACCCTGCGGATCAACGGGACCGCGCAAATTGTCCGCGACGCCGACTTCTTCGACCTGATGGTGGTCAAAGGCCACCGGCCGCGCGCCGCCGTCGTGGTCTCAGTGGAGGAAGTGTTCACGCACTGCGGCAAGGCCTTCATGCGAAGCGGACTCTGGCAACCCGAGACCTGGGAGACCGGCGACCTGCCGAGCATCGCGGTGCTTTCACAGGCCTACACGCAACCGGAAACTCCGCTGGAAGAGCTGGAGACCTATTACGGACCGTCCTACGCGGAGAAGATGTATCGGGAGTAG
- a CDS encoding sulfate/molybdate ABC transporter ATP-binding protein, whose protein sequence is MSFELQASLRARDFDMSLSLADGETVAILGPNGAGKSTLLGVISGLLRPDSGSARIADKQLFNLDAGTRHWSPPHLRGTALLAQEALLFPHLNALDNVAFGPRSAGASKVAARETAQHWLAEVDALPLANRKPSQLSGGQAQRVAVARALAAEPELLLLDEPMAALDIHAAPLLRRVLKRVLKDRKAIIVTHDVLDAYMLADRVIVVEKGRIAEEGPTRQVLERPRSHFAAGLAGLNLVTGTITEEGITTPDGRVFAGQHDPGWSPLPGQAGVAAFPPSSVSVFLGEVHGSPRNSFAVTITDLEPHGDQIRVRAAGGPAQALSADITPAASADLGLVPGMDVRFVVKSALVAVYPA, encoded by the coding sequence ATGAGCTTCGAACTGCAAGCCAGCCTCCGCGCCAGGGACTTCGACATGTCACTCAGCCTCGCCGACGGCGAAACTGTGGCCATCCTCGGTCCCAACGGTGCGGGCAAATCCACTTTGCTGGGTGTGATTTCCGGGCTGTTGCGACCGGATTCCGGTTCGGCACGGATCGCAGACAAACAGCTGTTCAACCTCGACGCCGGTACTCGCCATTGGAGCCCGCCCCACCTCCGCGGGACTGCGCTGCTGGCCCAGGAGGCGCTGCTGTTTCCGCACCTGAACGCCCTGGACAACGTGGCGTTCGGTCCGCGGAGTGCCGGAGCTTCCAAAGTGGCGGCACGGGAAACCGCGCAGCACTGGCTTGCCGAAGTGGACGCCCTGCCCCTGGCCAACCGAAAGCCCTCGCAACTATCCGGCGGGCAGGCCCAACGTGTGGCAGTGGCCCGCGCTTTGGCCGCCGAGCCCGAGCTCCTCCTTCTCGATGAGCCCATGGCCGCCCTCGATATCCATGCGGCACCGTTGCTTCGCCGCGTGCTCAAACGCGTTTTGAAGGATCGGAAGGCCATCATCGTCACCCACGATGTCCTGGACGCCTACATGCTGGCCGACCGTGTCATCGTGGTGGAAAAGGGCCGGATCGCAGAGGAAGGCCCCACCCGTCAGGTCCTTGAACGGCCCAGGAGCCATTTCGCAGCTGGTTTGGCGGGCCTGAACCTCGTCACCGGCACCATCACCGAGGAGGGAATCACGACGCCGGATGGCCGGGTTTTCGCCGGCCAGCATGATCCGGGCTGGTCACCCCTGCCCGGACAGGCAGGCGTGGCGGCGTTCCCGCCGTCGAGCGTTTCCGTCTTCCTTGGCGAGGTGCACGGAAGCCCCCGCAATTCGTTTGCCGTCACCATCACGGACCTTGAGCCGCATGGGGACCAGATCCGGGTCCGCGCCGCGGGCGGTCCGGCCCAAGCATTGTCCGCCGACATCACCCCCGCGGCGTCCGCCGACCTTGGACTTGTCCCGGGCATGGACGTGCGGTTTGTGGTCAAGTCTGCGCTGGTTGCGGTCTATCCGGCCTGA
- a CDS encoding ABC transporter permease, which translates to MKSTTGYQGIPRWIYAIAAVGGLLVVLPLAAMLAKVNWPQFIPLVTSESSLAALGLSLRTSAASTLLCVVLGVPLALVLARGEFRGQRLLRAFVLLPLVLPPVVGGIALLYTFGRQGLLGKSLEVAGIQIAFSTTAVVLAQTFVALPFLVVSLEGALRSAGNKYEAVAATLGARPTTVLRRVTLPLVLPGLASGAVLSFARSLGEFGATLTFAGSLEGVTRTLPLEIYLQRETDADAAVALSLVLVAVAVAVVGLSYGRRRSSTPSEVPA; encoded by the coding sequence ATGAAGAGCACCACCGGCTATCAAGGCATCCCGCGTTGGATCTACGCCATTGCAGCCGTGGGTGGACTCCTGGTTGTCCTCCCGTTGGCGGCAATGCTCGCCAAGGTGAACTGGCCGCAGTTCATCCCGCTCGTCACGTCCGAATCCTCGCTGGCCGCCCTGGGATTGAGCTTGCGAACCTCGGCCGCCAGTACTCTGCTGTGCGTCGTGCTGGGAGTTCCATTGGCGTTGGTGCTGGCCCGGGGCGAGTTCCGGGGCCAGCGGCTCCTGAGGGCCTTCGTCCTCTTGCCGCTGGTGCTGCCACCCGTCGTCGGCGGCATCGCGCTCCTGTACACGTTTGGGCGGCAGGGCCTCCTGGGGAAGTCCCTGGAGGTAGCGGGCATCCAGATTGCGTTTTCCACCACCGCGGTGGTGTTGGCCCAAACGTTCGTAGCCTTGCCCTTCCTGGTGGTCAGCTTGGAGGGTGCCCTGCGATCAGCTGGAAACAAATATGAGGCCGTCGCGGCGACACTCGGGGCCCGACCCACCACGGTCCTGCGCCGTGTCACGCTTCCGCTGGTCCTGCCGGGGCTGGCGTCGGGAGCCGTGTTGTCGTTCGCGCGCAGCCTGGGGGAGTTCGGCGCGACGCTGACGTTTGCCGGAAGCCTTGAAGGGGTGACGCGCACGCTGCCGCTGGAGATTTATCTTCAACGGGAGACCGACGCCGACGCTGCCGTCGCGCTGTCCCTGGTCCTGGTGGCTGTCGCGGTGGCTGTGGTGGGGCTCAGTTATGGACGCCGGCGCAGCAGCACACCTTCGGAGGTCCCAGCATGA